In Gadus chalcogrammus isolate NIFS_2021 chromosome 1, NIFS_Gcha_1.0, whole genome shotgun sequence, one DNA window encodes the following:
- the ognb gene encoding osteoglycin, paralog b, translating to MHLEMLICVILIIPSLVLCSPAKNGYIEARAPKQDIVTIPEFPQDLPAKPDAAVLPTCLLCVCLIGSVYCEEVFPQMTAIPALPRETTYLYARFNQINKIKNKDFADMGALKRIDLTGNIISEIEDGAFSKLTNLEELFLAENRLTKLPMLPSKLTTLNANFNLLKSKGVRSNAFKKLPELAFLYLGNNKLEVIPQLPESLQIVHLNNNNINTITDQTFCKGNTTQYIRSTMEEVRLDGNPLVLAQHPNSFICLRNLPTGHYH from the exons ATGCACTTGGAGATGTTAATCTGCGTGATTCTTATAATTCCATCACTAGTGCTATGTTCTCCAGCCAAGAATGGATATATTGAAGCAAGGGCACCTAAG CAAGACATTGTGACCATTCCTGAGTTCCCTCAAGACTTACCAGCAAAACCAGATGCTGCTG TGCTGCCCACGTGTCTGCTCTGTGTATGCCTGATTGGATCGGTGTACTGTGAGGAGGTGTTCCCTCAAATGACAGCCATCCCAGCACTGCCAAGAGAAACCACATACCTTTATGCACGCTTCAACCAGATCAATAAGATAAAAAACAAAGACTTTGCAGATATGG GAGCATTAAAAAGAATTGACCTGACCGGAAACATTATCAGCGAGATAGAAGATGGAGCCTTTTCCAAACTTACCAATCTTGAGGAGCTCTTTCTGGCTGAGAACCGACTTACAAAACTGCCAATGCTACCCAGCAAACTAACAACATTGAATGCCAATTTCAACCTTCTCAAATCCAAGGGTGTGAGGTCCAATGCTTTCAAG AAACTTCCCGAACTTGCTTTTCTATACCTTGGAAATAATAAACTGGAAGTAATTCCACAACTTCCTGAGTCGCTACAAATTGTTCACCTCAAT AACAACAATATCAATACAATTACTGATCAGACATTTTGCAAAGGCAACACCACTCAGTACATCCGAAGCACCATGGAAGAGGTGAGACTGGATGGCAACCCACTTGTCTTAGCTCAGCACCCAAATAGCTTCATCTGTCTGCGGAATCTTCCAACTGGACATTACCACTAA